DNA from Ziziphus jujuba cultivar Dongzao chromosome 2, ASM3175591v1:
TGTGCAAGCTTTAATTATATCTTTCatgctaaaatattaattagcgTTTAATTATCAATGCATATGGGTTTTGCTCATTTTGTGTAaggtttaatatttttatgaattctCATTTATTTGGACCAACTAAAGCGAATTCATATGTAATATCTATATTTCATTCACCACGttaaaacttttataatattttaaattgaaaaatactcAGTGACATACAAAGAAGTTTATATTTTATcacagcattttttttttttttttgggtgcaagGAAAGTCTGTTGACCGAatgtcaagttttttttttttttttccactggcATActtataatttcctaaaataaaataaaaagaaattgtaaaaaGTATTAACATGGAGGGACTATTTTGCAATGTACCAAAATTATGGGTGGATATAGTTTTAAAGGTTGTGAATCTAGAATCATTTTCGGAATAAGGCCTAGCCAGCTAGAGTTGTGCAAGTACTTATGCCCAATTAGTAGTTTGTGAGTAGGTGGAATTGGAAATTGGAATGAGAAGAAATTTCTGTGGCCAAATTTAAAAGCTTTTaagcatataatatattaattgtatGATATACAAGCAATTACAAGATCCATCAAGTATCAGTGCAAAtaagtatattattttataatttccatATTAGTATCaagtgaaaattaattattcaccACCCATAGAGGTTAAGCAGTTGGATAGGAAGCTTCCATGGCAATGCCACAAAGACCTTCATTAGCATCAACATCTCTCTGCATCCTAATGTATCCATTCTCACCCCATGAAGTGCCCCATGAATTCTTCACCAACCAATACTTCGTTCCATCATCTGCCTCCCCATATCCAACGGCTGTCACACCATGATCCAGAGCTGTTCCACATTCTCCAGTGAATACCCCGCTCGAGTAGAACTGGAAGGCCGATCCACTGGCATCGATTGCAACCGAGACTGGTTGATTAGCCACCGCCTTTAACAATGCCTTCTCGCTATTTGCAGGAACATCTTCATGGCCGGTGATTTTGGCGGCATGGGAAGCCTCTTTATTGGTGTTACAAGTACCATCAACTCCTTTGTAAGGATAGTTTGCTTCTGTGGCAAGTCCTTTGTTTTGAATGATAAACTCAAAAGCGTCGTCCATGAGACCCCCCTCGCAACCTTGATCTTCACCGCTGGTGTCGCAGTCCACTAATTCTTGCTCAGAAAGAGATATCAATTTCCCAGTTTTCAGCTGTGTAATTCCTTCTGTGGCTGCCACTGCGGAAAATGCCCAGCAACATCCTATACAttggacatatatatacattacaACAACCACAATGCAAtgttaattcatatatatatatatatatataacatatagcaaagaaaataaaggGCTAATTTGGTATGATATTAACTAATGAGTACCACATTGACCCTGGTCCTTGATGGGGGTGACAGCTCCTTTCTTCCTCCAATCTATGCTGGATGGAACTGCACTCACATCCTCGTATCTAAACGATGTTTGAGAtgacttggaattggaggatcTTTTGTATCCATTGCGAGAGGCTCGGAATTCTTCATTGGTTTGGTCTGCATATTCATTGACACTTAGCTTGTAAGGCCGATTGCCAGCATTGTTAAAATTCTCAATGAACTCCACATTGTCCTTGAATATCTTAAAACGCCTTTCCTTCTCAGCATTGTTCTCGTACGTGCGCCCATAGCGAGCCATCCACTGCTCATGTCTCTCTGACATGGAAACTTCATTCAATGTGCGGCACTTGGCTTGAGAAGCCCACACTCCTAAAACTACAAGTGCTATAAAAATTGAGGACCTTCCCAGTGTCATAGCCATTACTTACTTTTTGAAGTTCGCAAGAATTAATTACTAGGATttttggtattcaattttggttAAGATGTATATGAGCATATATAACAGGAAAGGTATATATAGAATGGCTTCACCTAGCTATATATAGCACTTTTACTTTGTTCAACTTCCAAAGTGATTGCTTAATTTCCTGGTCGGCCTGGTTAGATTTCCGGGAAAATTGTGATGATTTAGACAACCCAGTCCATACCGTATAAGCTGTCGTGTCAAACGCCATAGTTTTCCTGTAACTAATTACAAAAAGATTATATCTCACACAAATTTATCTGCCATTGTTTTGGAGCTAGCTTTATATATTGTTAGTGGTGTTTGCgatatttttatgatataatGTATTTTGGATTAAGCCAAAATTTAGACTTTATTTTGCTGTCATTGTCTGGAATTgatgttaaataatatattttacttttacctTTTGGAGTTTGCTATTTTGGATCTTCTCCATAATATGATGGTGTTATAcagatataatataattaatatatatgtttctttcaCGTTGTGAACATTTGAATGTCCTGCTGGTGCAATCCTCCAATGCTGTTATATTATCTTCATCTCATTAAAATAAACTTTCCTGGCCTGTCCAATTTAACTCCCTGGAAAACggtctatcatttttttaaaaaaaatttatttttttaatccatttcTTGTAATTTATCCAGAAGTGGTACAGATTAATTATTGTATACAAGCAGCAAGTTAAGACAAAATGCCTCCGTTTTAGGAAGGAGAGGATACTAAATGATAAGGTCAATATATTTGCGCGCACGACACAGGGTTCGAGACATATTCAAGTGAAGCCTAGAGCAAAAGAtccattttaattataataattaaagtaCAGGCTTATATAAGGGTCCTCCAACTTAGTTGTCACCTACGTCAATCTTTTCATTCTACATCATTCAATTCACATATTCAAGATATtgccaaacaaaaacaaaaaaaaaaaaaaaaataatcctatatctattagattttttttagtatggattttaaaaaattatttatagcttttaaagtttaaaagttACTTTCGAAAATGTTTGAacagtttttttaaatttttttaaaaaattttacgaagaaataaaaattcttaaaaagtataagcaaaaatgatattaaacaGAGTCTTATACTTCTAAAAGCATTCAATATATTCAACAGGATGAGGGGATTAATGTCTACATTTGCATTTTGTATGTGCTAAATTTAGAATTGAATCAAGCATATTTTACTTAATCCgaagaaataaacaaaatttcgacagtcaattaaaataaaaatatggtttGAAGAATATGTATCGTATTGAATATACTGagagttatttatatttaagtcTCGATTATGATAAATTATATTCCTAATATATCAATTGGATATACAATAACGATATACACATGTCATTTTCATAGATCTTCACATAATGATTTTATTACTTTATCAAAATCGTATGTGGTTGAGCtcttctattatttttattgccaaaattttcttatataaccCGGTAGGTGACCTATTTTGGCGCTTCATTAACTAATTAATGATTTcgattttgaattaaaattatgatatttcCATAGCCCCATTAAGTagatacattatatataattgtctATTGCTGATTTCCTTTTGGACTGGTCTGCACGTTATTTTCATTCCTTTTAGATTAGTCAACAAAAAGCTGAAAAAATGggcaaaataattatttctagataaccaatattgaaaattaaaataacagaTCTAATTTTTCAATCTAATTTCTTGAAGCTTCGTTTACATGACTAATTTTAGAGGAAGCTTCAATCATTTTGTGCAAGGATTCCATGGTAAAGATAAAGGCATGTACAATTGAaagcgtgtgtgtgtgtgaaagcatctttttttttttttttttttttaatgaagttgTTGAACTTTATAACTTTCACATTTATCAGCTTTAAACACCCAGTTTATATACTTTCAATCAAAAAAAGTCAGacctttctatttttgtttgttattcTACCTCTCAACCTTctctatttaatattaaattttcacaatacCCTTTTTAGTTAAGTgagaaaaaattcaataatgatGATTAATCCATTTCTcagtttctttttttacatattttttttaaaattatcattatcattaacaTTTGACATGATAATTAACAATCGCACATAAATGTAAATGACAAAAATCATGAAGGTTTTTATACATATAGTATTTTATAACAtgttaaacttaaaaaatagtcagttacatataaaaaagtttatattttatcagaacattttttttttttttggggacaagtTTTATCACATCTTTTTGGAAGTAAAGTCCGTTGACCGaatatcaagttttttttttttcactagcATActtataatttcctaaaattaaacaaaaaaaaattgtaaaaagtaTTAATGTAGAGGAACTATTCTGCAATGTACCAAAATTATGGATGTCTATAGTTTTAAAGTTGTGAATATAGAATCATTTTTGGAATAAGGCCTACCTAGCTATAGTTGTGCAAGTACTTATGCCCAAATAGTAGTTTGTGAGTAGGTGGAATTGGAAATTGGAGTAAGATCAAGAAATTTCTGTTACGAAATTTAAAAGCTTTAAGCATATAATACATTAATTGTATGCTATACAAGCAATTACAAGATCCATCAAGTATCAGTGCAAATAAGTATATAATTTGGAAATAACATCCATATAATTACTATATTCGTATCaagtgaaaattaattattcaccACCCATAGAGTTTCAAGCAGTTGGATAGGAAGCTTCCATGGCAATGCCACAAAGACCTTCATTAGCATCAACATCTCTCTGCATTCTAATGTATCCATTCTCACCCCATGAAGTGCCCCATGAATTCTTCACCAACCAATACTTCGTTCCATCATCTGCCTTTCCATATCCAACGGCTGTCACACCATGATCCAGAGCTGTTCCACATTCTCCAGTGAATACCCCGCTCGAGTAGAACTGGAAGGCCGATCCACTGGCATCGATTGCAACCGAGACTGGTTGATTAGCCACCGCCTTTAACAATGCCTTCTCGCTATTTGCAGGAACATCTTCATGGCCGGTGATTTTGGCGGCATGGGAAGCCTCTTTATTGGTGTTACAAGTACCATCAACTCCTTTGTAAGGATAGTTTGCTTCTGTGGCAAGTCCTTTGTTTTGAATGATAAACTCAAAAGCGTCGTCCATGAGACCCCCCTCGCAACCTTGATCTTCACCGTTGGTGTCGCAGTCCACTAATTCTTGCTCAGAAAGAGATATCAATTTCCCAGTTTTCAGCTGTGTAATTCCTTCTGTGGCTGCCACTGCGGAAAATGCCCAGCAACATCCTATACAttggacatatatatacattacaACAACCACAATGGAAtgttaattcatatatatatatatatatatatatataacatatagcaaagaaaataaaggGCTAATTTGGTATGATATTAACTAATGAGTACCACATTGACCCTGGTCCTTGATGGGGGTGACAGCTCCTTTCTTCCTCCAATCTATGCTGGATGGAACTGCACTCACATCCTCGTATCTAAACGATGTTTGAGAtgacttggaattggaggatcTTTTGTATCCATTGCGAGAGGCTCGGAATTCTTCATTGGTTTGGTCTGCATATTCATTGACACTTAGCTTGTAAGGCCGATTGCCAGCATTGTTAAAATTCTCAATGAACTCCACATTGTCCTTGAATATCTTAAAACGCCTTTCCCTCTCAGCATTGTTCTCGTACGTGCGCCCATAGCGAGCCATCCACTGCTCATGTCTCTCTGACATGGAAACTTCATTCAATGTGCGGCACTTGGCTTGAGAAGCCCACACTCCTAAAACTACAAGTGCTATAAAAATTGAGGACCTTCCCAGTGTCATAGCCATTACTTACTTTTTGAAGTTGTCAAGAATTAATTACTAGGATTTTCGGTATTCAATTTTGGTTAAGATGTATATGGGCATATATAACAGGAAAGTTAGGTATATATAGAATGGCTTCACCTAGCTATATATAGCACTTTTACTTTGTTCAACTTCCAAAGTGATTGCTTAATTTCCTGGTCGGCCTGGTTAGATTTCCGGGAAAATTGTGATGATTTAGACAACCCAGTCCATACCGTATAAGCTGTCGTGTCAAACGCCATAGTTTTCCTGTAACTAATTACAAAAAGATTATATCTCACACAAATTTATCTGCCATTGTTTTGGAGCTAGCTTTATATATTGTTAGTGGTGTTTGCgatatttttatgatataatGTATTTTGGATTAAGCCAAAATTTAGACTTTATTTTGCTGTCATTGTCTGGAATTgatgttaaataatatattttactttaCCTTTTGGAGTTTGCTATTTTGGATCTTCTCCATAATATGATGGTGTTATAcagatataatataattaatatatatgtttctttcaCGTTGTGAACATTTGAATGTCCTGCTGGTGCAATCCTCCAATGCTGTTCTATTATCTTCATCTCATTAAAATAAACTTTCCCTGTCCAATTTAGCTCCTTGGAAAACggtctatcatttttttttaaaattttatttttttaatccatttcTTGTAATTTGTCCAGAAGTGGTACAGATTAATTATTGTATACAAGCAGCAAATTAAGACAAAATGCCTCCGTTTTAGGAAGGAGAGGATACTAAATGATAAGGTCAATATATTTGCGCACATGACACAGGGTTCGAGACATATTCAAGTGAAGCCTAGAGCAAAAGAtccattttaattataatacttAAAGTACAGGTTTATATAAGGGTCCTCCAACTTAGTTGTCACCTACGTCAATCTTTTCATTCTACAACATTCAATTCACATATTCAAGATattgccaaagaaaaaaaaaaaaaatcctatatctattttttttagtatggattttaaaaaattatttataacttttaaagtttaaaaattattttcaaaagtgTTTGAACagtttttttaaaatgcttCACGCATGTTAAGAAGCTTTTAACTAAAATAAgtagaaatgttttaaaaaagttttacagagaaataaaaattcttaaaaagtataagcaaaaatgatattaaacaGAGTCTTATACTTCTAAAAGCATTCAATATATTCAACAGGATGAGGGGATTAATGTCTATATTTGCATCTTCTATGCGCTAAATTTAGAACTCAATCAAGCATATTTTACTTAATCCGAAGAAATAAACAAGATTTTGATagccaattaaaataaaaatatggtttGAAGAATACGTATCGTATTGAATATACTGagagttatttatatttaagtcTCGATCATGATAAATTATATTCCTAATATATCAATTCACTACACGAAAATTAAGCTCTAACGAAACATACtcttagcgacgctacgaaataaatgcatctaaaaaaacaaaatcgtgactctgaggttaatgcgtcagtaaaaattcgacTAATAGACGACACATACGAAAAATGTTGACGTCAAGAAGTCGCTAGAAACAACAACACACGACGCATCCGTTAAGAGTTGCTGAATATTTAGCCCAACAGAGTCGCCTTTAATAGAGTGCgtatattttatatcaattgtattgtttaaatgctacactaaagaaaattattaatcaatatgattttctttcaactttaaaaataggtgaaaatatttaagaaaaataacagagttggattttaatttttttttcgttccACATTATTAATATCCGGCGACTTATAACAAactctatgcgtcgcctattaaattattaatttttttttagattttttaaatattaatcaattaattttctttcaattttaaataacaagtgaaaatatttaagcagtatcacagagataattttttttttttttaccaaaaatatatacatcctGCTACACATAGGCGTATTGTGAGTCGCCTgatgcccttatatttattttttttcctttttcataaaatattaatcaatctgattttccttcaactttaaaaatctgtgaaaatagttaagaaaaataacagtgctggatttttatttttttggaacacacattattgatatcaggcgacgcataatcaatattatacgtcgcctattaatttattattatttttttttttggttttttgtaagtattaaacagttgattttctttcaactttaaataacaagtgaaaatgctTAAGCATCAtcacagagttttttttttttttttccaaaaaatatttgtatcacgCGACGCATAAGTATATTTTACGTCGCCTTattcccttatatatatatatatatattttttttttcataaaatataaatcaatctgattttctttcaactttaaaaaccagtaaaaatatttaagaaaaataacagtgctggatttttatttttttgaagcacacattattgatatcaggcgacgcataatcaatATTATGCGTAgcctattaatttattatttttttttttttggttttttgtaaatattaagcagttgattttctttcaactttaaataacaagtgaaaaaatttaagcagcaacacagagctttttttttttacaaaagatATTTtcatcaggcgacgcataggtatattttgcgtcgccttattcccttatatatatttattttctttttccataaaatataaatcaatctgattttctttcaactttaaaaaccagtgaaaatattttaaaaaaataatagtgctggatttttaatttttttcaacacacattatagaTATCAGGAGACTCAAAACATTCATCATGCATCGCcggttaatttattattttttttttttgattttttgtaaatattaagcaGTTGATTTTCTCTCAACttaaaataacaagtgaaaatatttaagtagcatcacagagccttttttttttgtttttttccaaaaaatatttgtatcaagcGATGCATAGGTATATTTTGTGTCACCTTATTCccttattgttatttatttttctttttcataaaatattaatcaatctgattttttttcaactttaaaaaccagtgaaaatatttaagaagcataactgtgttgtttttaatttttttcttatataaggCGACGCGTAATATGGTTGTGCGGCCCctgttacaatttaattttattttatttaattggtttggtttttagaaatattagtcaatctgttttactttcaacttcacataaccagttaaaatatttaagaagcataattgttcttgtttttgttttctttgcattatttgtatcaggagATGAATAAttgtattatgcgtcgcctgttacccttttattttttttgttttctaaaaatattagtcaatctgttttactttcaacttcaaataaccagttaaaatatttaagatcataactgtgatggtttttgttttttttgttttttttttatttgtatcaggcgaccctcaagcattttttgcgtcgcctattcaccttttatttatttattttttcttttggttttgtaaaaatattaatca
Protein-coding regions in this window:
- the LOC132799080 gene encoding senescence-specific cysteine protease SAG39-like, translated to MAMTLGRSSIFIALVVLGVWASQAKCRTLNEVSMSERHEQWMARYGRTYENNAERERRFKIFKDNVEFIENFNNAGNRPYKLSVNEYADQTNEEFRASRNGYKRSSNSKSSQTSFRYEDVSAVPSSIDWRKKGAVTPIKDQGQCGCCWAFSAVAATEGITQLKTGKLISLSEQELVDCDTNGEDQGCEGGLMDDAFEFIIQNKGLATEANYPYKGVDGTCNTNKEASHAAKITGHEDVPANSEKALLKAVANQPVSVAIDASGSAFQFYSSGVFTGECGTALDHGVTAVGYGKADDGTKYWLVKNSWGTSWGENGYIRMQRDVDANEGLCGIAMEASYPTA
- the LOC107410957 gene encoding senescence-specific cysteine protease SAG39-like; protein product: MAMTLGRSSIFIALVVLGVWASQAKCRTLNEVSMSERHEQWMARYGRTYENNAEKERRFKIFKDNVEFIENFNNAGNRPYKLSVNEYADQTNEEFRASRNGYKRSSNSKSSQTSFRYEDVSAVPSSIDWRKKGAVTPIKDQGQCGCCWAFSAVAATEGITQLKTGKLISLSEQELVDCDTSGEDQGCEGGLMDDAFEFIIQNKGLATEANYPYKGVDGTCNTNKEASHAAKITGHEDVPANSEKALLKAVANQPVSVAIDASGSAFQFYSSGVFTGECGTALDHGVTAVGYGEADDGTKYWLVKNSWGTSWGENGYIRMQRDVDANEGLCGIAMEASYPTA